CTGTACTTTGTACCGTTGTAGGCTCAAAAGAAGCCAAAGCAGGCCAAGACTTCTTCCCTTTGTCTGTACACTATCAAGAAAAAAGCTACGCTGCCGGCCGTATTCCCGGTGGATATTTGAAGCGTGAAGGCCGCCCTTCCGAAAAAGAAACTTTAACGTCTCGTTTGATCGACCGTCCAATTCGTCCTCTGTTTCCAGAGGGCTTCCTGAACGAAGTACAAGTGGTTTGTACCGTTGTATCAACTGACAAGCAATACGATCCAGATATCGTTGCTATGATTGGTACTTCTGCCGCTTTGGCAATTTCCGGTATTCCATTCAATGGCCCAGTAGGTGGCGCGCGTGTTGCTTACACCCAGGCTGATGGTTACATCCTCAACCCAAGCTACGCTCAACTCGAAACCTCTGAGTTGGACATGGTAGTTGCCGGTACTAAAGACGCGGTATTGATGGTTGAATCTGAAGCGAAAGAATTGCCAGAAGACACTATGTTGGGCGCCGTTCTTTACGCTCACCAAGAGATGCAAGCTGTGGTTCAAGCCTGTGCTGAGTTAGCGCGTGACGCTGGCAAACCACGTTGGGATTGGACCGCTCCAGCTGAAAATATTCCGCTGAAAGATGCCTTGGTAAAAGGTTTTGCTGACTCAATCAGCATGGCTTACCGCATCACTGACAAAGCCAAGCGTTATGATCGTTTAGGCGAATTGCGTAACGAAGCTGTTGCTGAATTAGCGACTGAAACTTCAGGTTTCTCTGCTGATGACGTGAAAGCTGCATTCGGTACTTTGGAGTACCGTTTGGTGCGTGCAAACATCGTTGCTGGTCAACCACGTATCGATGGTCGCGACAACAAAACCGTACGTCCAATTCAAGTTGAAGTTGGCGTATTGGGCAAAGCCCACGGTTCTGCGTTGTTTACTCGCGGTGAAACTCAAGCATTGGTTGTTGCAACTTTGGGCAACGCGCGCGATGCACAAATCATCGACTTCCTTGAAGGCTCCAAAAAAGACGCTTTCATGCTGCACTACAACTTCCCACCCTTCTCTGTAGGTGAGTGTGGTCGTATGGGCGCTACTGGCCGTCGCGAAATCGGTCACGGCCGTTTGGCGCGTCGCGGCGTTGCAGCGGTTCTTCCTGCTGAATCAGATTTCCCGTACACCTTGCGTGTTGTGAGCGAAATTACTGAATCAAACGGTTCAAGTTCAATGGCATCTGTGTGCGGTTCTTCATTGGCATTGATGGACGCGGGCGTTCCACTGAAAGCGCCAGTTGCGGGTATCGCAATGGGCTTGGTTAAAGAGCCAGAAGGTTTTGCTGTATTGACCGACATCCTCGGCGACGAAGATCACCTCGGCGATATGGACTTCAAAGTAGCCGGTACCACCAGCGGTGTAACTGCACTACAAATGGATATCAAAATCGAAGGCATCACCGAAGAGATTATGGAAATTGCACTTGAGCAAGCTCTTGCGGCGCGTTTGCATATCCTCGGCGAGATGAACAAAGTATTGGCAGTTTCTCGTAGCGTTGTAAGCGAAAACGCACCACGCTTTGAAACCATCAAGATTCATCCAGACAAGATCCGCGACATCATCGGTAAAGGCGGCGCAACTATCCGTTCAATTACCGAAGAGACTGGTTCTTCAATCGATATCGATGATGACGGCACCGTAAAAATTTACGCTGACAACACCGAAGCTTTGAACGCAGCAATTTATCGCGTACAAGGTATTGTTGCTGAAGCGGAAATCGGTGCAATTTACGAAGGTACTGTGGTGCGTATCGTAGATTTCGGTGCCTTCGTAAACTTCCTGCCAGGTAAAGACGGCTTGGTACACATTTCACAAATCGCCGACGAGCGCGTAAACAGCGTTGCTGATTACTTGAAAGAAGGTCAGGTTGTGAAAGTGAAATGTTTGGACGTAGATCAACGCGGCCGCATCAAGCTTTCTATCAAAGAAGCTAATGCAGAAACCGCAGGTACCGCACCTGCTGCTGAATCTACTGAAGAATAATCTGCAGTGATTTAACGAAAAGCCTCGACTCTGGTCGGGGCTTTTTTTTAACTAAAAATAATTAATTTCATAAGGAAGATTAAATAATGCGTTCACTTCTAATCACTCTATTTGCAGTCCTGATATCGACAGCTTGCGCTACTAATTCGCCCACAAAAATTACGCGCTACATGATGAACCCTTGGGAAAAAGATATAGGTTATGCCCAAGTTGTACAGGCGGGCGATACTTATCATATTTCCGGCGTTACTTGTGGCGGCTCCAATTATCAACAAGCTGTACCTGAGTGCTACAAAGAGTTGCAAAAAGTTTTGGATAAGCTGCAGCTGAGCGTAAAAAATGTTGTTAAAGAAAATGTTTATGCGCGAGATATAGAGCAATTTAAAGCGCAGATAGAAACGCGCAAAAAATTCTACGGCAATACTGAGTACCCGGCAGCAACTTGGGTGCAGGTAGATCGTTTATATTCGCCAGAGCATTTGGTGGAAGTTGAGTTGGTTGCGGTTAAATAAAATATTGAAGTTCGACATATTCTTGCTGAACACTAGGCCTAACTAACCTCTACTAGTCGCAGTTAGGCCATGTTTATTCATCTATTTATTAAACTTCTTATTTGTTAAACCTTAAGCCGACCGCGAAAACCACGGGCGGCGTAGTAAGATTCAGCACCATTGTGATAAACAAAAGTTTGGTTGTAGCGACGATCGCAGAAAAGCGCACCACCAAGATCTCTTATGGCAGCGGGGGTTTTTACCCAGCTCGATGTCTTTTTATCGAATTCTCCAAGCTCCTGTAATTCGCGATATTCTTGCTCGGTAAGAATTTCAATTCCTATGCCAGCCGCCATTTCAATAGCATTGCCAACTGGCTTATTTTCTTTGCGTGAATCAAGTGCTTTCCGGTCGTAACAAAGACTACGTCGGCCAGCAGGGCTTTCGTGTGAGCAATCGACAAAAATAAATTCTTCGGTCTTTTTATCGTAACCAATAACATCTGGCTCTCCGCCTGTGCTTTCCATTTCACCAATAACACTGAGCATTTTCGGTTTGGCCCGTAGCTTTTCCTCTACCGCTTCCCAACTAATGTCGGCGTGACGCTGCATGTTTTTGGCGAAGCGATCCTTGAGTGTTTTTATTAAGTTATCTACCTCTGATTTGTTCATTATATTTTCCTTGGTGAGTCGTTGGTCGGGATACAGTATTCCTTGCGCCTGCTTTTGAATGGCTGAAAGCCACATGGCAGATCTATAGGTTGGAAATTTCCAAAAATCTCTAAATTATAAGGCTTGCATAAATAGAAATTGTGTATTAGTGTAGTAATACACATGGTTGATGTTAGTATACCTAAAGATTAATGAGTTTATAAAGGAGTTTGTATGAGTAAAGTGTTCCGCACCCTGGTCATTTTGGCAGGTTTGGTCTTTAGCCAAAGTCTATTCGCTGCATCGACTGTTTATGAGGTTAGTAAGGGAAAACAAAAAGTTTACATTGCGGGCACTATTCATTTAATGCGTCCTAGTGATTTTCCGGTGCCTGCTGAGTTTGATAGCGCTTATAAGAATGCCCAAAAAATTTATTTTGAAACTGACATGGAAAAAGCCAAAACACCAGAATTTGGTCAACGCTTTGCCCAGGCAATGATGTTGACAAATAATAAAACCTTGAAAGATGTATTAAGTGCAGATAACTGGGCTGCGCTGCAAGTTTACTCGGCAAAAAGCCAATACCCGCTCAGTCAGACCATGATGTTCAATCCAGCAATGGTAAGTATTTTAATTACGCTAACTGAAAGCAAAAAGTTGGGTGTAGCTGACGGCATTGATGCTTTTTATGACAAGGCTGCGCGCGCGGATAATAAACCAATTGGCGAGATGGAATCTGCCGATGAAGTTATCGCCTATATGCAAAAATTTTCCCAGGAAGATCCCGATAAAACAATAGAAAGTGTTTTGAAAGACGTTGAAAACATGCCTTCAGATTTGGAAAAAATGATAGTGAGTTGGAGAGCGGGCGATCTCGATGCATTAGATGCAAGCTTTAGCGAAAGAATGCGTAAAGAAACACCTATGTTATATCAATCTCTAATTGTCGACCGCAATCAAAAATGGTTGCCAAAAATTGAAGCAATGCTAAAAACACCCGAAATTGAAATGGTGTTAGTGGGGAGCTTGCATCTTTCGGGTAGTGATGGGCTTTTGGCTTTGCTCAAAAAGGCTGGCTACAAAGTTAAACCTGTAAATTTATAATAGGGATGTGTGGGAATGACTGAAACATTAGAAGTAAACACAGATATGGATGTGGCACGGCACAATACACAGCACCAATCGGAGACAGAAGAGCCTAATCAATATTCGCCTGAGCCTATGCTTAACTTGCCGCGCGTGGGGTCGAGTATTGGATGGATGGTGGTATTTTTTTTGATGAGTGCATTGAGCGGCTTTTTGTATGCTGTGTACTTCGGCTTGCAAGAAGGTTTTATCGCGGGTTTGCACCACACTGAGGTTGATGCAAGCACTTTCGGCGTGCAAATAAAAAATAATTTGGAAACTCCTATCGGACGTACCATCACGGCCGTATTACAATTTGTTTTGGTCATCCCAATTATTTTTTTCGCTGCAAAATTTCCAGGACAATCAGCTGCGAAAACCCTGGCAATAACAAAAGTCCCCAAAAATATATTGCGTCGTTGGATTTTATACTTTGCTGGCTATTGGCTCTTCTCGGTGGCGTTTCTACATTTCATACACGAAACTGATAGTTCTTTTACGCAGTCATTGCGCGGAAGTAAACACTTTGGGTTAGCAATTACCATTGCTGTAATAGCACCGATTATAGAAGAACTTATTTTTCGTGGTTACCTCTACAAAGCTTGGCGTTTTACGCGGTTAGGTTTTGTCGGGGCTCTGATCCTGATTTCGGCATTATTCACTGTGATTCATGCTGGTCAATATCAATGGCCTACTTTGCTGGTTATCTTTTGTTTTTCAGTTCTGCTAGGAACTGCTCGTGAGAAAACTGGTTCCGTGCTAGTGCCAATACTACTTCACGCTATTAATAATACGCTTGCTGCAGTATTGGTAATTTATTTAGGTGCAAATATCTAATAGGAATAATTATGAATTCAGTAATTGTTGACGTTCGCAATATGCAGCGGAAAATCGATAATGTCACCATTATCAAAAGCATTAGTGCGCAAGTAAAAGCGGGTGATGTTATTGCGTTACTCGGAAAAAATGGCGCAGGTAAAACAACTCTGTTGGAAACATTGCTCGGTTTTAGCTTTCCCTCTTTTGGCAGCGTCAAAATCTGGGGCGAAAATGCGACTGAAATGAAAGGTGATATCAAACAGCGCATTGGTTTTGTTCCGCAGTTGGATGAACTTTTGGCAGGCTTTAATGGAAAGGAACATTTAGAGCTCTTTAAAGCCTTTCGCCCAAACTGGAATCAGGATTTGGTTGATCGTTTGGTGTTGGAATGGTTAATTCCTATGGATGTAGTAGCGCGCAAAATGTCTGTTGGTCAGCGCCAAAAATTATCCATTCTGTTAGCTATAGCCCATGATCCAGAATTGTTGGTTCTGGATGAGCCAGTTGCCAGTCTTGACCCAATTGCGCGCCGCCAATTTCTGCAACAATTGGTTGATATCGCGGCTGACGAAAATCGTGCAATTATTTTTTCATCGCACATAGTTTCCGATATGGAGCGTGTTGCTAACCAGGTGTGGATGTTGCAAAACGGCGAGCTGGATTATCAGGGTGGGTTAGACGAACTTAAAGAATCTATTGCGCGCATTACTATTAATGCCGCCGAAGATCTACCAGCAAACCTGGGTTTAAAAAATGTTGTCAAGCAGCGTATTCAAGCCAGGCAAGCATGGGTAACCGTTAAAAATTGGTCGCCAGAGCAGCAGGATTATATCGCACAAAAATTCAATGCAGATGTGCAGGTGGATTATCTATCGCTGGAAGATATTTTCCTGGAGCTAAATTCGTGAGTTCTAACACATCTTCCAGAGCATGGTTTTTACTTAAATACCTTCTGGCG
This DNA window, taken from Cellvibrio zantedeschiae, encodes the following:
- the pnp gene encoding polyribonucleotide nucleotidyltransferase codes for the protein MNPIIKKFQYGNQTVTLETGRIARQATGAVLATMGEVSVLCTVVGSKEAKAGQDFFPLSVHYQEKSYAAGRIPGGYLKREGRPSEKETLTSRLIDRPIRPLFPEGFLNEVQVVCTVVSTDKQYDPDIVAMIGTSAALAISGIPFNGPVGGARVAYTQADGYILNPSYAQLETSELDMVVAGTKDAVLMVESEAKELPEDTMLGAVLYAHQEMQAVVQACAELARDAGKPRWDWTAPAENIPLKDALVKGFADSISMAYRITDKAKRYDRLGELRNEAVAELATETSGFSADDVKAAFGTLEYRLVRANIVAGQPRIDGRDNKTVRPIQVEVGVLGKAHGSALFTRGETQALVVATLGNARDAQIIDFLEGSKKDAFMLHYNFPPFSVGECGRMGATGRREIGHGRLARRGVAAVLPAESDFPYTLRVVSEITESNGSSSMASVCGSSLALMDAGVPLKAPVAGIAMGLVKEPEGFAVLTDILGDEDHLGDMDFKVAGTTSGVTALQMDIKIEGITEEIMEIALEQALAARLHILGEMNKVLAVSRSVVSENAPRFETIKIHPDKIRDIIGKGGATIRSITEETGSSIDIDDDGTVKIYADNTEALNAAIYRVQGIVAEAEIGAIYEGTVVRIVDFGAFVNFLPGKDGLVHISQIADERVNSVADYLKEGQVVKVKCLDVDQRGRIKLSIKEANAETAGTAPAAESTEE
- a CDS encoding TraB/GumN family protein, whose protein sequence is MSKVFRTLVILAGLVFSQSLFAASTVYEVSKGKQKVYIAGTIHLMRPSDFPVPAEFDSAYKNAQKIYFETDMEKAKTPEFGQRFAQAMMLTNNKTLKDVLSADNWAALQVYSAKSQYPLSQTMMFNPAMVSILITLTESKKLGVADGIDAFYDKAARADNKPIGEMESADEVIAYMQKFSQEDPDKTIESVLKDVENMPSDLEKMIVSWRAGDLDALDASFSERMRKETPMLYQSLIVDRNQKWLPKIEAMLKTPEIEMVLVGSLHLSGSDGLLALLKKAGYKVKPVNL
- a CDS encoding CPBP family intramembrane glutamic endopeptidase is translated as MTETLEVNTDMDVARHNTQHQSETEEPNQYSPEPMLNLPRVGSSIGWMVVFFLMSALSGFLYAVYFGLQEGFIAGLHHTEVDASTFGVQIKNNLETPIGRTITAVLQFVLVIPIIFFAAKFPGQSAAKTLAITKVPKNILRRWILYFAGYWLFSVAFLHFIHETDSSFTQSLRGSKHFGLAITIAVIAPIIEELIFRGYLYKAWRFTRLGFVGALILISALFTVIHAGQYQWPTLLVIFCFSVLLGTAREKTGSVLVPILLHAINNTLAAVLVIYLGANI
- a CDS encoding DUF4256 domain-containing protein, producing MNKSEVDNLIKTLKDRFAKNMQRHADISWEAVEEKLRAKPKMLSVIGEMESTGGEPDVIGYDKKTEEFIFVDCSHESPAGRRSLCYDRKALDSRKENKPVGNAIEMAAGIGIEILTEQEYRELQELGEFDKKTSSWVKTPAAIRDLGGALFCDRRYNQTFVYHNGAESYYAARGFRGRLKV
- a CDS encoding ABC transporter ATP-binding protein; amino-acid sequence: MNSVIVDVRNMQRKIDNVTIIKSISAQVKAGDVIALLGKNGAGKTTLLETLLGFSFPSFGSVKIWGENATEMKGDIKQRIGFVPQLDELLAGFNGKEHLELFKAFRPNWNQDLVDRLVLEWLIPMDVVARKMSVGQRQKLSILLAIAHDPELLVLDEPVASLDPIARRQFLQQLVDIAADENRAIIFSSHIVSDMERVANQVWMLQNGELDYQGGLDELKESIARITINAAEDLPANLGLKNVVKQRIQARQAWVTVKNWSPEQQDYIAQKFNADVQVDYLSLEDIFLELNS
- a CDS encoding Rid family hydrolase; translated protein: MRSLLITLFAVLISTACATNSPTKITRYMMNPWEKDIGYAQVVQAGDTYHISGVTCGGSNYQQAVPECYKELQKVLDKLQLSVKNVVKENVYARDIEQFKAQIETRKKFYGNTEYPAATWVQVDRLYSPEHLVEVELVAVK